A section of the Rhizobium sp. Pop5 genome encodes:
- a CDS encoding septal ring lytic transglycosylase RlpA family protein: protein MKLEYGAASFATTARWLAISAMCATVAACGTTQAVPKKRAHGKEYFSESEYGVKASPRVATGNNIPKGGGRYMVGNPYEVKGKWYYPKEDFAYNKVGVASWYGSAFHGRLTANGEVYDQMHLSAAHPTFPLPSYARVTNLENGSSIVVRVNDRGPYHEGRIIDLSNKTADMLDLQHSGTGKVRVQYVGRARMDGHDMPYLMASYAPKGSRLPGINPEGQIATGVMVASNSRKITRDQLQSAEDYETPANVPVPMSATSYAGSTPSARYNAAPALAPAAHVLVAPSAPSGNAMQAFDQMVVLPEIGPMPYERPYGGGSLALGYQSEEVRTVTVDLAFDAVMVRNDGLTQESILASAKRQQARSAAR from the coding sequence ATGAAACTGGAATACGGGGCGGCGTCATTCGCAACGACAGCGCGGTGGCTGGCAATATCGGCGATGTGCGCGACGGTTGCAGCATGCGGCACGACACAGGCGGTTCCGAAGAAAAGAGCCCACGGCAAAGAATATTTTTCCGAATCCGAATATGGCGTGAAAGCGAGCCCGCGGGTCGCCACCGGCAACAATATCCCGAAGGGCGGCGGCCGCTACATGGTTGGCAACCCCTACGAGGTGAAGGGCAAGTGGTATTACCCGAAGGAAGACTTCGCCTATAACAAGGTCGGTGTCGCCTCCTGGTACGGGTCGGCTTTTCACGGGCGCCTGACGGCAAACGGCGAAGTCTACGACCAGATGCATCTTTCGGCCGCCCATCCGACTTTCCCGCTGCCGAGTTATGCGCGCGTCACCAATCTCGAAAACGGCTCATCCATTGTCGTGCGCGTCAACGATCGCGGCCCCTATCACGAAGGCCGTATCATCGATCTTTCCAACAAGACCGCCGACATGCTGGATCTGCAGCACAGCGGCACCGGCAAAGTGCGCGTGCAATATGTCGGCCGCGCCCGTATGGACGGCCATGACATGCCATATCTCATGGCATCCTACGCGCCGAAGGGCAGCCGCCTTCCGGGGATCAATCCGGAAGGCCAGATCGCAACCGGCGTGATGGTCGCCTCCAACAGCCGCAAGATCACCCGCGACCAACTGCAGAGCGCCGAAGATTACGAGACGCCCGCCAACGTACCGGTGCCGATGTCGGCGACCTCCTATGCAGGTTCGACGCCCAGCGCCCGCTACAATGCAGCGCCCGCACTCGCGCCGGCTGCCCACGTCCTGGTCGCGCCGTCTGCACCCTCGGGAAATGCGATGCAGGCCTTCGACCAGATGGTCGTGCTGCCGGAAATCGGCCCCATGCCCTATGAGCGCCCCTATGGCGGGGGATCGCTTGCGCTCGGCTATCAGAGCGAAGAGGTGAGGACGGTGACAGTCGATCTCGCTTTCGACGCGGTCATGGTGCGCAATGACGGGCTGACGCAGGAGTCGATCCTTGCTTCTGCAAAGCGCCAGCAGGCAAGATCCGCCGCGCGCTGA
- a CDS encoding Ig-like domain-containing protein, which translates to MANHKPAVPSVLTHDYSPMEAIEGSLLDNASDPDGDLLQVQFVNGLRIPNKAGEPGFLTIEGEHGTLTISADGSYTYTVNDPASLEPGEAFSEKFSFKISDGKGGADVADFNIAVQAPPQGLYSIDFENAPKEYPGQSDIASGYAGFKFGDKIDGNLWAVAEAGGNEYVVSNPYNPFFDRVDGKLFTVEGVDVATVFDAGYEGVDALVTFEGYIGGNKVSEMAVTVYGDTIADGQHISLEALGAVDFIRFDIAPETEPTGFPQLAFDNFTVLV; encoded by the coding sequence ATGGCAAATCACAAACCAGCAGTGCCTAGCGTATTGACCCACGACTACTCACCAATGGAAGCCATTGAAGGAAGCCTTCTCGACAATGCGTCAGATCCAGATGGAGACCTGCTTCAGGTTCAGTTCGTCAACGGTCTGAGAATTCCCAACAAAGCCGGTGAGCCCGGATTTCTTACGATCGAGGGCGAACACGGAACCCTGACGATCTCGGCAGACGGCAGCTATACCTACACGGTCAATGATCCAGCAAGTCTTGAGCCAGGTGAAGCCTTCTCAGAGAAATTCTCGTTCAAGATCTCCGATGGAAAAGGCGGTGCCGACGTCGCCGATTTCAACATCGCCGTCCAAGCGCCTCCGCAAGGGCTGTATTCCATCGATTTCGAGAACGCCCCCAAGGAATATCCAGGGCAATCGGATATTGCTTCGGGTTATGCCGGCTTCAAGTTTGGCGATAAGATCGACGGTAATCTATGGGCCGTCGCTGAAGCGGGTGGCAACGAGTACGTCGTCAGCAATCCCTACAATCCCTTTTTCGACCGCGTTGACGGCAAGCTCTTCACGGTCGAGGGCGTCGACGTCGCCACCGTTTTTGATGCCGGTTACGAAGGCGTAGATGCTCTCGTTACCTTCGAGGGCTACATCGGTGGCAATAAGGTGAGCGAGATGGCCGTAACGGTCTATGGAGACACCATTGCCGATGGCCAGCATATTTCATTGGAGGCGCTCGGAGCCGTCGACTTCATCCGCTTCGATATCGCGCCTGAAACGGAGCCTACAGGCTTTCCACAGCTCGCCTTCGACAACTTCACCGTCCTTGTGTGA